Proteins found in one Pelobates fuscus isolate aPelFus1 chromosome 10, aPelFus1.pri, whole genome shotgun sequence genomic segment:
- the PRLHR gene encoding prolactin-releasing peptide receptor: MDSNSSHQFMGLQLLHSFKALVIPCYSLVVFIGILGNYLLIYVICKTKKMHNVTNFLVGNLAFSDMLMCATCVPLTLAYAFEPRGWIFGGFMCYFVYLMQPVTVYVSVFTLTVIAVERYHATVYPLRRRLTIPTCAYILAGIWLLSCLMAAPAIVHTYHVEFPDLDFSICEEFWVGMGKKRLAYAYSTLILTYALPLTAISLSYLRISVKLRNRIVPGNITNIQAEWDRARRRKTFRLLVLVVGAFGVCWLPLHIFNIMKDIDINLINKQYFNLVQLLCHWFAMMSACTNAFLYAWLHDSFRGELKKMFLWRKKRIGPTAQCVLSVVL; this comes from the coding sequence ATGGACAGTAATTCCAGCCATCAATTCATGGGTCTGCAGCTTCTCCATTCCTTCAAGGCTCTCGTGATCCCGTGTTACTCTCTGGTAGTTTTTATTGGAATTTTGGGGAACTATCTCCTCATCTACGTCATCTGCAAAACCAAAAAGATGCACAATGTCACCAACTTCCTGGTGGGGAACCTGGCGTTTTCTGATATGCTGATGTGCGCTACGTGTGTGCCACTCACCCTGGCATATGCATTTGAGCCCAGGGGTTGGATTTTCGGGGGATTTATGTGCTATTTTGTCTATCTGATGCAGCCGGTCACAGTCTACGTGTCTGTCTTTACGTTGACGGTGATTGCCGTGGAGAGGTACCACGCCACTGTTTATCCTCTCAGGAGGAGACTCACCATCCCAACCTGTGCCTATATCCTAGCTGGAATATGGTTGCTCAGCTGTCTGATGGCCGCACCGGCCATAGTTCACACATACCACGTTGAATTTCCCGATTTGGACTTCTCCATTTGCGAGGAGTTTTGGGTGGGAATGGGGAAGAAACGACTAGCGTATGCTTACAGCACCCTTATTCTCACCTACGCCCTCCCGCTGACGGCCATTTCACTGTCCTACCTGAGGATTTCGGTAAAGCTAAGAAACCGGATAGTCCCAGGTAATATCACCAACATCCAGGCAGAGTGGGACCGTGCCAGGAGGAGGAAAACGTTCCGTTTGCTGGTGCTTGTGGTGGGGGCTTTTGGGGTGTGCTGGCTGCCACTGCATATTTTCAATATAATGAAAGACATCGACATCAATCTCATCAACAAGCAATACTTCAACCTTGTCCAGCTGTTGTGCCACTGGTTTGCAATGATGTCTGCCTGTACCAACGCGTTTCTCTACGCCTGGCTTCATGACAGCTTTAGAGGAGAACTGAAAAAAATGTTCCTGTGGAGAAAGAAAAGAATTGGGCCCACTGCACAGTGCGTGCTGAGTGTGGTCTTGTAA